The Sardina pilchardus chromosome 5, fSarPil1.1, whole genome shotgun sequence DNA window AGTGTACCCAATCCCACACTTCAAGATTTGACCGTTATGAGGGCACCATCCGGGTACTTTAGGTACACTTATTTCGGCAAAATTACAAGCGGAACACACTTCGTACTCAAACTAGGTACGATAAGTACGGAAAGTATGAATATTGGAACACGGGTGTCCTCTTGCATTTCATCCACTTTTAGCTCGTACACACTGACCGCGTTATTTTTTAGCCCTTTCCACTGATTCTAAGACGGCTGATGTTTTCCATTTGGGACTCTAGCACTACTATGGCTATGCTAGCTGGGCCTCGACATCCTTCCAATCCATCTGTGAGTGGTGCTGTTATCGGTCAAGGGGATTTCTCAGACGAAGCTGATGTTGGGACTAGATTCAGATCACGGTGCATCCAGAACAGGTGGATTAACCATACTCCGCAAAAGATCTGCCCAGGCCCCGGGCTGTTGTTCACCTGCTGCCATCACAACTGTCAGGAGTCTGGATTGAGCCATAACGTTACCGTGCTGTCTCACGGAGTAACAAGCTGTCGCTGTCAACAGTCCACCGAGTTGCTGATCTGCAAGATTTCCCACGACCTCAGTGATATCCAGACTGCAGCCTACAAGGACTAACATTAAATTCTCCAGGTTGGTCTGAAGACATATAGCTACACTTGCCATTGGAATGAGTCGGACTGATAACACAgacttttctttatttctttctttttgataataaaataaataatcaattgtttgttttatgtctaCAATTAGATGGGTATGCTGGCAATTACGCCACTCCATCTGACATGTCTTGTCTTGTGGATTTGTTCTGTAaatttttttgtttctgtctttgtgtcaCGCCattccgtccggcatcttttgtcctTTGTGTAGTACGTCTTATGTGTGGAGCGCTTTGGATTGCACTCAGTGCATGTGAAATGCGCTACATAAATAAACGGACTTGACTTGACTGCCACATTATTGCACACCCTTAGGTTAGGGGCTTTGGTCTGGGCAGCACATTGAATTTCCCTAGACTTGGTTCGAGCTTGTTGCCAGAAAATATCCTCTTTAGACCAGCATGGGGTTTATTTGAACAgtcacaacagcacagcagacTGTCCACCCCACATTCTGCACATTCCTGGCTCAGTTGGAGTTGGATAGTGAACATAGATTCCTGATTGGCTAACTAAACCTGAACATCACCATTGGCTATTCAACAAGGAAGTGCCAGAATTGTCTCAACAGTACTTGTATTTGTAGAAATTACTTGTACACACAGCATAAATAATATATTTGTAGTTGAAGGACTGTGTAATACTAAAAATTGtgtcatattttttttgttaagtTTTGTCAATTTTACAGTACAAATcctgacacgcacgcacgcacgcacgcacaaacacacacacacacacacacacacacacacacacacacacacacacacacacacacacacacacaacacatatgaGACACTTTAGATCCCCAAGGTGGCACAAATATCTATGTACCTGCAGaaattatttgttattaaaaaatattcagtatTTCAAATATTTGTAACTGTAGGGTGATTTGTGGCTGTTAAACTGATCCGCATCCGTACAATACATGCGTAGGTGTAGTGCATATTTTTAATATTTACAATAAGAAGTACAGTACAAATAAACGTGTACAGTTCCAGAAcgtgatacacacatacaacgtATGAGTATATTTTGATTCCATAGTTTAATGTGTGTTAATATAAAATTGAACTAGGAATCATGGACCCTGGGAACATAGGATTCATTATAGGCTCCCATTTCACAAATGACAGGTGGCATATTCAAACTGACTGTCTGTAAAAAGTGAGCTTCTCAGTCACCAGCCAACACTTATCAGATCTAATGATCGGTATGATCAATTAGTTTCAGTTAATACTAAGTTGTCAATACACTCAAATACTATATTaacaaataatataatatataatctCCAGGGGCTCCATCTCAAGTCATTTAGCCCTTTATTATTTCATTAAAAGGGTCTTAAAACATAATCCTCACATATAGTTACTCAATGAATTGTTCATTATCAGAATTAAGGCTGAAGTTCTCACAAATCTCTCAAGATTTACACAGGCTATGCATTGTTTGAAATCAAAATAACTATCATAATGCGTATTATATGAATATATCATACATGTAGGGAATATGATCATTTACATTTCATTCTGATTCCTATCATGAAAAAGGCACATTCTCTTCACATCTTTCAAATTATTCTTGTTCATTAGGTGTCACATTTCTACACATATTTGTAACATATGTAGATTCATCAATATCAATCACCTCATATCCAGTGTTGTCAATACCTCCTTTTGTCTGATGGCTATGGACATGCTGACTGATATTTTGGAAGCAATAGACACAGTGTGGAGTTTTCACTGGCACTGTCTTGGAAAAGTTAGAAAAGTCCACACGATACTTGCCCCCTTTAGTCCGTGACACAATTGGCAGGAAACTGTGACCCCACTGGATCTCACTTGGAATGAAAGAGGTTCGCACTTGACATGAAGAGCTGGTGGATTCAGCAATGCCATCTAGGAACACCACAAGCTCAAACTCCTCTTTGTGTAGGGTGTCTTCTGACATGTCCCCAAAAGGACTGCAGTTGTCAATGACATGGCAAAGTGTGAGtgggcacacaaaaaaaagattgtccttgcctgcatccaCGGTAAAGTCAATACTGATCTGATCTAAAATGATGGTTTCTCCCTCTGATGTAATAGTGGTCCTAAGCAGCTTGCCATAAATATGACTCCCAATCAGTAAAGTCTTTCGCAAGTTGGCCACTCTTATAAGCAGACAGAGACTACCTTTCTTCAGGCAGATAACAGCTGTTTCACTGAAAGTCACTGTTTTTGCTCTCTTCTTTGGGAGGGATATCTTCGCCAAAATGAGCCCACACATAAAACAATTTATAATGGCTCCTATGAGGGACTGAATAATGATCAGTATTACTGTGCCAATACAGTGCCCAGTTAAAGCACGACCACCATATCCTATAGTAGTCTGTGTCTCAAGAGAGTAAAGAAAAGCAGTTGTTAGACCATTTACATTTTCAATACATCTGACCTGACTATTTGTTGAATTCTGTCCCAGCAGGTCCCCATTACTTTTCGCAATCGAATACCATAACAGGCCAAAGATAAACCAGCTCCCAGTGAATGcaaaaacaaagtagcataaaaCAAAACGCCAGCGAATCTCTACAAAGGTTGTCCAAAAGTCCATAAGAAAAGCAATATGATTAGGATATCTTATGTTCCCAAACTCAATGTTGCAGTGACCATCCTTGGTCACAAGGCGAGTCTGACGCATCCCACGTTCAGCTAAATGGTCATGGATTTGCTTCTGGATGTACTGGAACATCCTTCAGCTTAGGAGAAAATCAGATTCAGTGTCACATTACCTGCAAAAATGGTATGCCTTTCCTGCTTGTATTTCCAAAACTGGATGTATGATGCATACCAAGATGtaaatatgtttatgtttataataTCAGTGCAAATGTTACATAAACATGCATTCTAGTTTTAGTGTTCTAGCATTACAGAACAGTAAGTAGTTTCAACTGCAAACCTGAAATTGTTCATAAATTGCATTTTGTTTAATATTTGAAGAgattggttccaaaacgctgtatcttcatgtttaaaaaaacatgaattaTTTCAGGAAATATCACACTTCTACTGAAATTACTTAGAAACaactttttttaagaaaaaaaaggatttatgaaattcattaaaatgaaggatATAGTGTTCTGGAACCATATTAATTTGTTTTACTCATAAGACCCATAATTTATAAAACATGATTACTTTTAAAACACCTATCTTACACTTAAATGACTCAGAATGCATGTGCATATTAGCAATTCTCCAAAATGACTCTAAATGTTCTCTCAaccaacacatttcacaaataaTAAATTAACATTTGTTTAGTAGCATACTTGACACTAAATAATGTTAGCGTTTATAAAATAGATATTACATTAAAGTTTACATACCTATTAACTCCAATCATCGGCCAAATTGTACACAGAAGTAGTTCAAATGTTACAGAGATTTACACAGGTTGCCATTGGAGTGCTGCAGAGTTTTAATCCTCATTGAAATTTCCTAATCCAAGGCACATGCCACAGTTTACACTGCCAACCCAAAGACAACGAGAAGTTAATGGTAcatttgaaaaattgtgttcaTTCCTTTTACTCCTAAGCAAACTTTACTCAAGCTCTATTTGcacttacacatacatgcacacgttcacgcacaaatgcacgcacgcacacacagacatgcacacacacacacacacacacacacgtgcgcacgcacgcacgcacgcacgcacgcacacacacacgcacacacacacgcacacacacacccacactgacaACTTTGTACTAATCAACCATTCACAATTTCTCCATTATTAATAATGCTATATGACTACTACCATTGTGCATTGATAAGCACTACATCTTTTGAAAGTGTGCGTTGAGATCTGGAACATTTTCAGGAACATTCCCATATGTTTatgcttatttaaaaaaaatatggcaCAGATTCAAGAAAACATCTTTGTTTCACGTCTTTTTTATAGAATTAATGAAGTGATATAAAAAGAACCTTTGATAACATTTATCTtttcttctttcactctctctttcccctcccccaATTGTTCAACCTACTCAGGATTTGCAAAACAATGGATGCCAAGTGAATAGAATATTCATGTTGAAAAGTGTTACCCTTATAATTAATTATAAAAGCCCAAGAAATGTGTGTAACTAACTTTTAATATGATTTGATCATGTTCAATGTCAACTTTAAGAAACAGACAAGATGCCTGCTGTGCAAATCTGGGGGTACTGAGTGGTATGGTATTTACAACACTGATGGGCAGCAACATCAGGTTACTGCTGTGCCACTGCTGTTCCACCTGTACATTGAATCCACCACTGTTCCATCCAATCTGCTGGATATTGTATTAACTGTGTAAGAAGtacttgttttcttgttttacaCCACTTTTAATAGCTACTGTCAAATAACAAAGGATCTTACACTACTGCCTCTATTTAGGGCTCCCaaaaccattgtgtgtgtgattttgatcATTCTGCTGTCTTTGAACAGTGCACTATATCGTCTACCAGAAGGAGGTGTTATTTGTTAACAACAGTCAAAACTACAAGCTCAGAGACCAGTATTGGCTCACCGCTTAGGGCGACGGCTTACTGAGCCTCCCgttctgtgtgttctctatGCATTTAAGGCCTCGTGCCCTCTTGATTGTGTCAAGAGGAAAGGCCTCATCAACAAATGATCAGAAGGTCACAAGGGCAGTTGCATCATCAACAGATGATGAAAAGGTCACAAGGGTACTTGGACTTATGCTAAAGCCTACTGTCATCTCTGtactattacagtttttgcccgttgcttgaacactatagacccatgctta harbors:
- the LOC134079718 gene encoding ATP-sensitive inward rectifier potassium channel 1-like; translation: MFQYIQKQIHDHLAERGMRQTRLVTKDGHCNIEFGNIRYPNHIAFLMDFWTTFVEIRWRFVLCYFVFAFTGSWFIFGLLWYSIAKSNGDLLGQNSTNSQVRCIENVNGLTTAFLYSLETQTTIGYGGRALTGHCIGTVILIIIQSLIGAIINCFMCGLILAKISLPKKRAKTVTFSETAVICLKKGSLCLLIRVANLRKTLLIGSHIYGKLLRTTITSEGETIILDQISIDFTVDAGKDNLFFVCPLTLCHVIDNCSPFGDMSEDTLHKEEFELVVFLDGIAESTSSSCQVRTSFIPSEIQWGHSFLPIVSRTKGGKYRVDFSNFSKTVPVKTPHCVYCFQNISQHVHSHQTKGGIDNTGYEVIDIDESTYVTNMWTDQDTTDFARWRAAHQRMLTGGRTTNAVGYKMFLEERGLVGRDLKNPPTGVSTEGSEATAASWKWFDLMHELIGDRPSVTPPVLIVTSSQGVVVVTPPSTTTPEREEGEATGGEAGGEAGGEAARTPTHNRQTPTSRAPVVSRRRQVDAAEVLRDLQRQDELEWRRMQEEEREREERREAERARQAAEREEREERRNKELLERQERRHQEAMAKEERWREEMREREERRDREAAAREERFLAILERLAQK